The genomic segment gcacagttgtcatcgacgacgaggtgaatgccagactcgccaaagccagcgctgccttcggcagactacataagaacgtttggaacaggagaggcatcaccctggagacgaagctcaaagtatacaaggccatagttctcaccacactgctctatggatgtgaatcatggacggtctacaaacgccacgccaaaaagctgaacacTTCCACACccccagcctcagaaaacttctcggcagaaagtggcaagagaagatccctgacacagaggtgctcactcgtgcaagcttgcccagcatctacaccatcctgatgcaggccatgtagttcgcatgccagaccaccggctccccaagaaactgctgtacggcgaactccaacatggcaagcgctcccatggaggccaaaagaagcgcttcaaagacactctgaaagcttctctggaggccttcaacatcagccacgacacatgggagctgaatgcaatggacagaccaaagtggcgttcagctgtccacaaaggcgccaaatcctgtgaggccaacagaatcgctgcagcaaagcaacgcagacaggccaggaaaagcagggccagcaagtccccgacagtcGCTACCATCCCCTGTcaacactgcgtcagaaccttccgggcgcggattggcctgaccagtcatctgcgcacccacagagcccaacccacccacccccaggatgactagatggtcctcgtcgatcccgacggacgaaccaccactgATAATTACCATGTAATGATAAAGTTatccttatcttatcttaattaatgtgcaatagcatacatgcaatgttagccttggtgtatttcaaggcaaggcaaggcaaggagtttatttcgtgtgccccctagAGGCATTGAAACACTACAtacgttcatcatttacacatatccaataaatacaaaaagagtgatgtcaaaaacaagaagtaggctcattcgttcaatcacttaatatacacattgacaaatactatttcactcataatacaaacatacaaaaaaacagcaaaaaatcaattaaaaaatcgtatcaatagacaaaacatgaTGCTCAATATGCTTTCAATAATGACTAATTACAACATTTTAAATCAGTGAATATATGCAATAGTTTTTATATCAATGTCTTCTATGTTACTGATTCGTTTTAGttaagtcatgtttatgtttttgtgttgagtaattgtctgcGTTTGTTTTGCCGCGCCTtgtgtaatttctcttaatgagataataacgTTATTCTTAGCCTATCCTATTTCATCTTACGAAAATCTTTATAATGAAACCAACGTCGCGTCCTTTGTCTCCATAATGACAGGCCAAACCTGCAGCAATATGTTTTTTTGACATCCCGCGAGCCGAACACACAATACATTTTTGTGTACATTGTTAATGTggtttcttcgtcgtcttcttgttgttcttcttctttcttccttccctccttccttccttccgtccgtccttccttctttccttcctcctttcctgccttttccttcttcttctttgctgtaGTCTCCGACCCTATGGTCACTACTGATGATGTGACAGTCAGTTCTTTCCATCTTGTTTTAGTGTAGTCTTTGTTCGTTTGGCAAGGTTTTGCAGATCATGAAACAAAAAATTCGTTGTCTGCGGTTGCCTTCAAgtgtttgaagaaagaaaaactttacataacaaaaaccaaaatgggtggcgctttccctggggagagcagcccgaattccacacacagaaatctgttgtgacaaaaaagagtaatacaatacaatacaatacaatacaatacaatacaatacaatacaatacaatacaatacgaagtACTGGCAGGGTTCTTTCTCAAAAGGCTGTGCTGCTAAACGATCGGGTAAGAAAATGTGAAACTTATTCGCGCAGGAAAGGTAAGGAATAATCAAAACTTGTCTAACATCTAGTTGTCACTTACAACTCAGTTTGCTAAATATCGAACACACAttattagttttttgtttgtttctttcttttgcttgtttgtaggttgttggttttcttttgttgttgttgttgttgttttgtttgttttgttttttgttgttgttgctttgttttgttttgttttgttttgagttttttgttgttgtttttttgtttttttttgcgaaaaTAACATTTAGAGGAGAGTATATTTGGCTGTGATAAAACAAAAAGTGAACAGTTTACCTAGACACTTGATGAGCCGGTGGTTCACCAAATTGAAGAGAAGATAGGATACGTAATGAACACACAGTCCTTTGGAtgccatcttccttccttcttcgtaCCTGATGAAAACAAATCCAGTCATCCACATGCGCGACgcgaaatatcacacacacacacacacacacacacacacacacacacgcaggcacgcactcacgcacgcacgtacagggTTGCACTCAACTTCCTTACAGTTTCACAACCTCAACACATGTTCGTTTGACCATTGCAGCCTCATCAATCCAGCAGTAAACGGAAACTAACCATAAgtatggaaattaacaaataatgaggccatttcttctgcctttgctgctgtgtgcacatgtcaaattgtcggtataaggacaggcccggtgcttccttttttgagctgaatcggtagcgtaagcagcactgacttgaagttgtgtaccttgtgaatggagagagttaccactctttactaagtGTTAACCATAAGTATATTTATATTTCAGATGGATGTACAGTTTCCAGATGTGCCTCCGTGTAGAAGTTGTGTGTCCAGTATACTCTTAAGTTTCTGGTCAATGTGACAGGGATGACGCTCTCcgattatgcttttttttcttctactttttgttTTGGATGCCCATTTTTCAGTGTCTCCCGGTGACCTGACTAGTTCAGTCTAGATTTCCTGTGCTCAGCCATATTCAGGCTCGTTCGGAGACTGAAGAGGACGAGGAAAttgcctttcctttttttttattatctaaatGCCAAAAGGGAATTAATCTCCGAAGTTCATGTTCATAACTGTTCTGTAATTTTCTTGGGCACAGCAGGCTGAAATAACTTTTGGAACTAAACCGTTCTTGATCATCATGTTCAGCCCTACTTTGTCTGCAGTGGATTGTATCACTCTTCGCGTGACTGTTCAAAatgctctctttgtttttgttgttgctgctgctgctgctgctgattgctgctggggggtgggagtggggtttcAAGCTAAAGGAATTTCTATAACACTGTGTTGATGCTGTTTAGAGTCACAGTGCATTACGTAAATAAAGTTTCGTTTTCAAGGATGCATTTTAAAGAGGGTGGTTCCATATTCGCTAAAACACATCTGCTATTTCATTTTGACGTATCAAAAAGACATATGTCAGACCAGTGCATGAACCTAACGCACCagctgaaccttttttttctaaacaaacaaacaataaataaatgaaagtgaAACAGTGATCTCAAAGTACATAATCCACCTGCCTGGACAGACTGTCCGTGCTCACAGCCGCGTCAGGATCCCCACGGAAGATGGCTCTGCCCACGTAGTCCGAGCTGCCGACGGAGAATATGAAGGCCATGCCAACAGCCATGGCGGCGGACAACACGATGAGAGCTATTCTCACTTTCACCCCACCTTGACAGCAGGTCTTGCTGGCTTTAGTAACTCCCTCGGTGGTACTCTCAGTTTCTTTTTTCACGGATGCTTGCGGAGAAGGTTCACGGCTTTCGATTTTATCTTCTGACGAGGTGACAGTCCTGGCTTTCACCGCACCATAATCACGTTTAGTCCCAGGTGGTGCAACTTCCtcacggttcttcttcttcttctgctcaagATCCTTGTCTGCTGCTTCCGAGATGCGTTCTTCTTCGTGCAACGATGAGCATGACCTTCTCTTCTGAACATCGCGTTTTATACCTGTGAGTTCTGCGTTGTTGCTGATGGGTAGTGATTTGCTCatgatttcatcatcatcagtattgtcGTTGCTTCGTGTGGTGGCTTCGTGGGAAGGCATAGTGATGTGATGAGTCTCGGATAGCttttcattgttgtcattgctttCTGCGAAACGTGAATTATTGCCAGTTAAGATGTTAgctttcgtttctttgttgtgtgGCTGGCTGGTATCACGTGTGGTGTCAGTTATGTCCACACTGCAGGTGTCGATTTCAGTCTCCTCGGTGGTTATGCGGTGCTGGTTCCTTTGAGAGGTGGAAATGTGGTCCGTCTTACTGTGTGTTCCGTCATCCCAGGCAGCGGACAGAGCGGTGTGTCTCCGCAGGGCCCATCCTGTCAGCAGGGTGATGAGCAGGCCCACTATAATGCTGACTATGACCGTCACTGCTGCCACTGCCACGTTCAGAACTCCGCTCAtgctgaaaaaaaggaaatgaaatcacacacacacacacacacacacacacgcgcgcgcgcgcgcgcgcgcgcgaaaaaaaaagaagaaaagttacacacggagagagtgagaatatataaatagacacagtgacagagaaagacaaataagagacagggggtgtggggagggagagagaatcacGTGGAAATTATTATCCACACACTAAAATCTAAAATCCACCTACTGTCAACACTGCCCGGCACAATGCCGGTGTAACAGGCTAAACTTTACCCCTGACTAGTTTATACCCCCGGGGTTAAACCAGCCCAGGCCATGTCATGCCCCTCTTGGCCGGAATATACCCCCTGCGTACACTTCGCTCATCCAATCCAATCTGTATCACATTCAtattaatgacaataattataacgagaaaaagacaaaaaagaagaagaggactggattttttttatagCGCTTCCCAACGCTGGAGGAGCTTTACAATGATTGCAAATAAGTAATAACGAAAGAACAATAAAATGATACAGTGTATAACAAAAACTTGCCAGCAATTTCAGACAGGCTGCAATCAACTCAAATAAGTaacacctttgtttcaacaatctcatccacccatttcagtctgcctatcgtgctggccacagcaccgaaaccactctcctccacatcatgaataacctactgctagcatcCGACTCCTTCTCACTTTTCTCgatttgtcagccgcctttgacacgatagaccattcaatccttctttcccgtcttcattttacatttggtatcaatggcactgttctaaactggttcaaatcttatctcactgatcgattccagtctgtcattgttgacaatttccagtctgaacccgttaaaattgaacatggagtcccacaggggtctgttttaggcccagtgctcttcacactgtacactgctcctctcgctgaaattatcaaccgccacaatgtcagtcatcattcttatgctgatgacactcaactccagaagattgacacccccgaaaaactgtcgtcgctcttgcaagaaacatccaactgcttcctggacattcaaaattggatgactctaaataagttacaattgaacgcggacaaaactgaagcaatgatcataggaactaaacaaaaactctcttccatcacaactgacacaatcaaacttggcagtacatccatccctctttccagttcagtcaggaacctcggcgttgtccttgacaacacactgtccatgcaaaaatttatcattcagacatgtcagtcctgctactgtcaattgcggcgcatcagttccatccggaaatatctgtccattgacgcaacatctagacttgtcgtttctctcattctctctcgccttgactaccgtaactatctattgtctggtttgcctgcttcaaccattcagtcccttcaacgcatacaaaactctgctgcccgattcgtcctcagaaagaaaagatctgagcacatcactcttattttgcaacatctccactggctccctgtctcacacagaataaattacaagatcagtactctatgttataaatgtattcacaaatcagccccttcctatctctgtggctgccttaacctctacactccatctcgctcactacgatcagcttcgaatccactctgtttacgcatacccagattcaagctctccactgttggccgccgttctttctctgtctctggaccttgcaactggaatgaactttctcgttcgcttcgtcaagtctccacactcagctctttcacgtctggccttaaaaaccacctcttcccaaaatagcctcccttccctgcctcttccttgtcttcagtttctccagttttagagttatgcatgcgtgtgaatgactggtgcgaaagcgctttgatttgtctctgcacaagattcagctccatataaataccattattattattattattaacgaaaaactaacacacacacacacacacacacacacacacacacacggccagatTACACGGAAGCATGCTCTGGACTGGACTAGGCCACTTTAcaccggggggggtggggggggggcggttaccCTTGAC from the Babylonia areolata isolate BAREFJ2019XMU chromosome 21, ASM4173473v1, whole genome shotgun sequence genome contains:
- the LOC143296561 gene encoding uncharacterized protein LOC143296561 — protein: MLGFILVGVGFDGACSFVKSYSVACIPASECTSFLFLCVITASGGGLFTSVLGMLDMSFTGLPTGAGMSGVLNVAVAAVTVIVSIIVGLLITLLTGWALRRHTALSAAWDDGTHSKTDHISTSQRNQHRITTEETEIDTCSVDITDTTRDTSQPHNKETKANILTGNNSRFAESNDNNEKLSETHHITMPSHEATTRSNDNTDDDEIMSKSLPISNNAELTGIKRDVQKRRSCSSLHEEERISEAADKDLEQKKKKNREEVAPPGTKRDYGAVKARTVTSSEDKIESREPSPQASVKKETESTTEGVTKASKTCCQGGVKVRIALIVLSAAMAVGMAFIFSVGSSDYVGRAIFRGDPDAAVSTDSLSRQVDYVL